The sequence CGGTAATTTAAAACAAGTCCTTTCACAAATTTATGGTTTAGCCATCGCTCAAAAAGCGAAACCAATTAAATTAAGTACGAATGACTTTAACATACAAGGTTATCTTGTATTGCCAGAAATCAGCCGTGCCTCACGACAATATATTTCAACAATTATAAATGGTCGTTATATTCGTAACTTTGCGTTAGTAAAAGCGATACAAGAAGGCTTCCATACGTTATTGCCAATTGGACGTTACCCAATTGTTGTGTTGCAAATTGAGATGGATCCATTAATTGTTGATGTGAATGTCCATCCTTCTAAATTAGAAGTTCGCCTCAGTAAGGAAAAAGAACTTGGACAAGTGATAGCGCAAGGAATTAAAGCTGTTTTTAAGAAAGAACGACTAATACCGGATGGTCCTGAGAGTAAGCAACAAACCCAGGTAGCACCAGTCAATGATCAAGCGCGTTTCAACTTTGATTCGCTGATATCTAGTGCGCGCTCATATGATTCAGATACAAATACTTCCAGTGATTCGGTGCATGAAGCGGTTGAACCATTACCTGATGGCCCTGCCATAGTGGATGATTTGGACAGCGTGATTGAGCAAACAGTGATGTACGATAATGATACACCTGACTACAATCAAACACCCGTTGTCGAAGAAACAGATGAAGGCAGACAACGTCAACCACGGATGGCAAAACTGTATCCGATCGGTCAAATGCACGCGACCTATATTCTAGCGCAAAATGAAGAAGGTCTATTTATCATTGATCAACACGCCGCTCAAGAACGAATGAAATACGATTACTTTAAGATAAAGATCGGTGAAGTCGAAAACAGCGCTCAAAGCTTACTGATTCCGCTTGTATTAGAGTTTTCAATGGATGAAGCCTTACGCCTCACAGAAAAGTTAGAACGCCTCACAGCGATAGGTATTGAGATTGAAGCTTTTGGACAAGGGAGTTTTGTTGTTCGCTCATATCCAACTTGGTTCCCGAACGAAAACGTTGATCAAATTATTCGTGACATCGTGCAAGACGTGTTGGAACACCCTAATGTGGACGTCGCTAAATTCCGTGAGAAAACAGCCATTATGATGAGCTGTAAAAAATCAATTAAAGCGAATCATTACCTCAATAGCGAGGACATGCAACGTCTGTTAGATGACCTCCGCTATGCAGATGATCCCTTTACCTGCCCACACGGACGCCCCGTGGTTATTAAATACTCAGTCTATGAAATGGAGAAGATGTTTAAACGGGTGATGTAAGGTTCTGAAATGAAAGGCAGTGTGGGATAATAAAAATAAAAGAAAATGCCATTTAGTTAAAGATAACTCTTATTAAGTATAATTAAATAACTGAGCTAGTTGAAGTGCCAGCATGCGAACTAAATGAAGAGTTTTTAATTGTTTGATGCGCTGTGTTAGAATAACTGTACTTTTATAAATGAGGAGGAGTTAAGTTGAAATTACTAGTAGTAGAAGATGATTCTGATTTACGTTCGGCCTTAGTTGAGGGGTTGCGTCATTCAGGATATGCAGTTGATGAGGCAGAAAATGGCGAAGATGCTTTGTTTCAATATGAAACTGAAAACTATGACTTAATGATTTTAGATTTAAATCTTCCTGAACGTGATGGTTTTTCTGTTTTGGAAAAGATTAGAGAAGCTGATTTGGAATTTAAAGTCTTAATATTAAGTGCCCGTAACCAAGCGGAAGATAAAGTCAGAGGTTTGGATGTGGGTGCCAATGATTATCTTACGAAGCCCTTTGATTTTATTGAATTGGAAGCTCGTATTAGAAACTTATTGAGACGTCAATTCATCCAAGAAAAAACAGATTTAGAAGTAGCTGGGATTAAGATGAGTATCGATAAAAATCAAGTGTTGGTTAATGAAACAGAGTTAAAGTTAACCAAAAAAGAGTTTTCAATTTTACGTTACCTATTAATGACTCCTAACAAGGTAGTAAGTCAGGAAGAATTGATTTCTCATGTTTGGGATAGTCATGCTAATCAGTTTAGTAGTTCTATTCGTGTGCATATTGCTTCACTGCGTAAAAAGCTGAAAGAACAATTAGGCTATGATGTGATTGGAACTAAAGTTGGTGTTGGTTATTATTTAGTGAAAGAGACAGGTGAAGAACATGTTTGATAGAATTCCCATTCGGATAAAGTTTACTGCTATGACGATGATAATTTTGACAGTCTGTTGTCTAGGGTTAACTGTATTCACCAACATGTCTGCCAAAAGAATGTCGATCAACATTGCTGAGTCGACTATTCCAGCAGCTTCAATTAATCAGCATGACAATCAAGCGGTTGAGATTCCAGGAATAACTATGACTCCTAGTGTAGATGCTGTTGATAATCAAGTTCGTGCTGAACAAGAGCGGTTGTTAAAACAGTATTATATTAGTAGCGTTGGTTACATGTTAGTGATTATTATTCTTGGAGGAGTAGCTGCTTATTATTTTTCTGGCAAAGGTTTAACAAGCTTAAAGGAATTAAATAAAAAAATGAAGAATAGTTCTGTTGCCACCTTATCAGAAGAATTGCCAGTACCTCCTTCAAATGATGAGATTGCAGAATTGACTGAATCTTTCAATAAAATGAAACATCAGTTAAATGATTCATTTATTTTTCAACAACAGTTCTCTGCGAATGTCGCTCATGAATTACGAACACCATTAACCGTTTTAAATACAAAGTTAGAAGTTTTTAAACGGAAAAATCCTGAGATGGATGAAACGTCGGAAGTTTTAGTAACCGATTTAACCAAACAAGTCGCCCGTCTAATTGATATGGGTGAAAAATTATTGCAGTTAACAAATGATTATACATCAGAAGAATATAGTTCAATTATTGCTAGTGATTTATTTGAAAGTATAGCATCAGATTTAAAAGATAGGCTTATGGATAAAGAAATTCAGCTAACACTACCAACTGAAAGCCATGTGATTGAAGGTGATTTAGATTTGTTATACCAAGCCTTCTATAACTTACTTGAAAATAGTATTAAGTATAATAAGCAACAGGGAATTATTAGTATAGTGACAACTGAAAGTGCAGATGAGACAGTTGTAAATATAAAAGACACTGGCTGTGGCATTCCTAAATCACAGCGTGAAGACGTCTTTAAAACTTTATACCGAGTTGATGAAGCACGCAATCGTGATGCTAGTGTTGGTGGCTCGGGGCTAGGATTAGCCATTGTTAAGAAAATTATTGATAAGCACCAAGGACAGATTAAACTATTAGATAACATAGATGGTACGCAAGGGATTACCGTAACAGTTGTTTTACCAAAGAAAAAAGAAGCCTAGTGTGCTTCTTTTTTTCTTTACACAGATTTAACATCCTCTTTGATATAGTTTGAATAAATACTAGAGGAGGTTTATCATGATTGAATTAAAACAAGTGTCAAAACGTATTGAAGATAAAGTTATTTTGGATAACATTACCACAAACCTAGGTGAGGGATTAAGTTTCATTACCGGTCCATCGGGTAGTGGAAAATCAAGTTTGTTAAGAGTTATTGCTGGCATTGATCACGACTACCAAGGTGAATTAGTAGTCAATAATCAAGTATTAAGCCAACTAAACAGCCAAGAAGAGAGTTATTTATTAAACCAAACAATTGGCTTTGTTTGGCAAGATTATAAGTTGTTAAACGAATTGACTGTTAAAGAAAACATGCTTTTACCAACGTATATCAATAAAGGTAAACAACCAAACGCGGAGCGCATCATGGCTGAATTAGGCTTAACACGTTTAGCCAACCATCAAGTTAAAGATTTATCGGGTGGACAACGACAACGTGTTGCCATTGCTCGTGAATTGATGAAAAATCCTGACTATATTTTAGCCGATGAACCAACAAGTGCTTTAGATAAAAAAACGGCCGTACAAGTGATGACCATTCTTAGAGAATTAACTAAAAGTCATAATGTCATTATCGTCACTCATGATACGGCGCATATCCTCCCGACAGATCATGTGATTGAACTTGATAAAGGAGCCGTGCAACAAGTTATTAATGAGCAAGAAGAAAGCAATAAAAGATCAAGTCAGCTCAAAAGGAATAAATTATTAAACCTTAAAGGTGTTAAAAATATTTTAAAAACAAGCATTGGCCGTCATAAAGGGCGCTTTTTAACTGCTGTTATGACGTTATTAGTAGGGACAGGCTTATTATTAGGTGCAACAGGTGAGAATTTAAAAGCTAATAATGATAAAGCATTTGATGATGTTTTAAAAACGTACGGTGATCAAATTCTAGATATTAACTTAGTAGGAAGTTTTACAGGTGCGGATGGAACAGGTGGCGATGAGGCGTCTGGTCCGTCGGCTGATGTGAAACAAGATATTGGATCGTTATATAAAAAGTATCAAAGTGATGAACGTATTCAATTTGCAACGTATAGTCAAGCATTTGATGAAATTGATATCACTGTAGATAGAAAAAATTATACTGTTCCAAGTTCTGGTAATGCGCCAGTTATTAATACTATTTTAGCCGGTGACATGCCAAAAGGTTCTGGCAATGAAGTGGTTGTTCCTGAAAGCTTTGTTAAAAAGATGGGTATTTCAAATGAAGATGCTTTAGGGAAAGAAATAAATTTTAATTCTAAAATTGTTGTGTGGGATGGTGAAACATCAAACTTTAAACCGACAAATACGAAAGCTAAAATTGTTGGTGTTGTGGATACAACAATGAAAATGGGAACCGGAGCAGATTTGTTTGAATATGAGATCGAAGATTCGTTCTTCTTTAGTGAACCAGCGTTAAGTAAACTGTTAGAAGTATCAGATAAAAAATTAAATGATTCAAACTTTATCATTCGAACAACATCGCCGAAAACGTTAATTGAAGTCAGAGATGAGTTAAACAGCCAAGGAATTGTTCCTCTTGGTAACTTTGAAGTTGTAGAAGATGTCGTTAATTTAGGCGATCAATCAACAGAACAAACTTTTATGGTCAATCGTTTAATGATGGTTTTAGTAGCTGTAATGGTTGCTGCGGTTTACTTGATTAGTAGTATGTTAAGACGTAAGGAATACGCAACATTCAAACTGAATGGTTTTGATTCAACAAACTTAACACTGTTAAATATCATTGAGATTGTTGGAGAAGTTTTAGTAGCATTTGTCTTGTTAATCATTTTATCTCCGGTTTTAAATATAATGTCTAAAGCAATGTTTGGTAATCAAATGATTGCGTTAGATTCAATTGTAAAAGGTTTGATGACAGTCGTTGTACTTGGATTGATAGGGCTTGTTATTTCTGAAGTGATTATCAGAAAAACAACAATTATGAATGCATTCAAGGTAGGTAAGGAATAATGTATAGACTGAATAACGTTACGAAAAAGTATCGCAATCAAGTGATTTTAGATGAGGTGTCATTTGATTTTCCAGAAAGAGGACTAGTTTGTTTAATGGGAGAATCAGGGACAGGGAAGAGTACCTTGCTTAATCTATTAGCGGGATTAGATAATGACTATCAAGGGAAGATTAATTTTGAACAACAAGATTTATCGCGCTTGTCGGCAAATGAATTAACGCATTATAGAAAAGATTATATCGGTCTAGTTTTCCAAGATTATCAGTTGCTTGAAGGGTATACAGCTCTTGAAAATGTTTTGATGGTAGGTCAACTTCATAAGATGAGAAGAGTTGAAAAAAGAGCGACGGGACTTTTAGAAGAAGTAGGTTTAGCAGAACAAGTGAATCAAAAAATCGAACAGTTATCTGGTGGTCAAAAACAACGAGTCGCAATCGCGAGAGCATTGTTGAATGATCCTAAAGTGATTTTGGCCGATGAACCAACAGGGGCACTTGATCGAAAAACGGCTAATGACATAATGGGATTGATTCAAAGAGTTGCAAAGGAGCGTCTTGTTATTCTAATTACTCATGATCCGAAGATTTGTGAGTTTGCTGATGGGGTCATTTCAATTGAGGATAAAAAAATTGTGGTGAACAAATTTAATTCAAATGAGTTGCTGGTAGATGAAGCGACATTTAAGTTAACACCTTATTCTAAAATTAAGACATCTAAACTAGCCTTGAAAAATGTTAAAGTCAACATCATGCCATACTTATTATTGGCACTGATGTTTGCCGTAGCAGCAACTTCAGTTCTTTTTAGCTTCTCTGCTAACAATATAATGGGTCAGTCGATCCAACAATTTCAAGAGAAGAATAGTGCTTTAAGCAACGGCTATATAAAGGTGACTGAAAAAAATGGAAAAGATGTGTTGGCACAATTAAAGACTGATTCGCGGATTAGTAATTGTTATCAACAAATCATCTTAAAAGATATTGCCTTGAGTTTTAAAGATAAGGAAATTCAATTGCCAGAAGTTTTTCCAACACCTAAAGCAAAAGAATCGATTTCGTATGGTGTCATGCCACGAATTAGTAAAAATGAAATAGCAATCAGCGGAACCTTAGCGAAGCAACTTAATTCAAAAATCGATGAATTGATTGGGGAAACGATTAAAGTATTAGTGAATCAAAAGGAACTGTCATTAAAAATTAGCGGTATTTATAATGCTGGTTATGACGACTTATTTATTAGTTCAGATATAGAACAGCAGCTAATGGGGCAGGTAACAGACTCCGATGCTTATTCTATCAGTTTTGATGTTAGAGATTTTAAAGAGATTCCCTTAGTGTATGACAGATTAGTTAAAGATGAGCTAAAGCCTGAGATGGCTGTGGATGAAGTTAAAAGTATGTTGACATCATTTGATAAGATTAAAACAATCTTTATGATCATCACAGTCTTAGTTCTAGCGGTTTGCTTATTTATCTTATTAGTTATGTTAAATAAACTTCAAGGGACACGAGAGAAACTAGTAGCCTTGCTAGTGGCCCTAGGATTTAATCGGAAAATAATTAGTCGTTTCCTAGCAAAAGAGAATGCTCTGTTAGCGCTATTATCTACAGTTATGACGGTTATCTTAGTCGTAGCAGTCAAAAGTGTGGCTAAAATAGGTGGGCTATCTATCATGATTACTAGTAATCAATTGATTGTATTGTTGGTAGCAAGCTTTGTAATAGTGTGGCTATTAAGTGGACTGTTGAAGCAAAAATTATTAAGAGTTTCTGTAATAGAAACATTAAAGAAATAAAAGTAAAAGAGGTATGGAAAATGAAGAAAATAGTAATGGTAGTTGTCAGTTTGATGGCAATCAAAAATAATTAATTGTGTGTTATATTATAAAAAAAAATAAAAAAGAGGTGTTCAAATGTTACCAGGTATATTTTTAAGTGGGTTTGGTGCGTTATTGTCAGTATGGGGTTATGTGAGAATCAAACATGATTTCAAAGATAATAAAGAAATAAATAATTTCTTTTCTTTATTATTAACAGGACAAGCCTCTGGAATTGGACAGCTACTATCAGGAATCCTAGCGATTGTTGTTGGAATTGTTGTTATGTTCATGAATAAATAAAAAGCCTCCGCAGTTGCAGTTTTTTTGATTTCTGAAATAGCTCCTCAAAAACTAAATGCCATGTTAAATGCCATTTGAGTGAAAATGAATGATGCTTATTGATTTCATAAAATAATAAAATCATTGTGTTTATTGAGTTTGATACAAATATAATGCTACTGATTGTCCAAATGTTTAATGGAAGTCTTAGTAGGGCAATGAAAATAAGAAAAGATGAAAACAGCCTCTGTGTCAAATAGTGTTGGTGAGAAAAATTGCTAATATCGTAGCGAAGTCATGAGCGTACGAGAGTAGTATGGGACGGAGCGAAAGCGAGTATCAATCAATTCTATCGAATTAAGAAGCTTTTTGGATTGTAGATTAAGTTCTACAATCCTTTTTTGTATTCGATTAATTATCGAAACACAAAAGAATTCGATTATGAAAATCAGTGGAAGTTTCGTCAAAAATTGAGTATCATTTATTCGATGTATCTCGGTTGAACAACTTTATATATAACTACTATTAATCACGTATATTAATCACGTAAGGTTTTATTTTTTGCGTAAAAATAGTCTTAGCAACATATTTTGTCACCAACGTTATACATTATAGAGGCTAAAACAGGTTGGAAATGTTTAATTAGTATAGATTATGGCTTTTTTCAGAAGTAATAAAAAAACTAGACTCCTAAATTTTATAAAAATAAATTACAATGTTCATTGACCTTTGGGTAACCCTAAGGTTTATACTATTTATGAGGTGAGAAAATGACTGTGAATTTAATAACTATTTCAGAGTTAGCAAATATATTCGAAATAAATCAACATACGATCAGACACTATGAAGAGAAGGGGCTTTTAGCACCTGCAGAAGTTAGTGAAAATGGCTATAGAAAATACGGT comes from Brochothrix thermosphacta DSM 20171 = FSL F6-1036 and encodes:
- the mutL gene encoding DNA mismatch repair endonuclease MutL; amino-acid sequence: MNRIQQLPDILSNQIAAGEVVERPASVVKELVENAIDAEATVIDILVEEAGLKSIDIIDNGNGIAPEDVTLAFSRHATSKIKTKDDLFRIASLGFRGEALPSIASVSELDLTTSTGTVGTHVLLQGGVETLHESSSARKGTHVKVSNLFYNTPARLKYIKSLPTELGHITDVINRLSLAHPNISFRLVHDGKSVLRTAGNGNLKQVLSQIYGLAIAQKAKPIKLSTNDFNIQGYLVLPEISRASRQYISTIINGRYIRNFALVKAIQEGFHTLLPIGRYPIVVLQIEMDPLIVDVNVHPSKLEVRLSKEKELGQVIAQGIKAVFKKERLIPDGPESKQQTQVAPVNDQARFNFDSLISSARSYDSDTNTSSDSVHEAVEPLPDGPAIVDDLDSVIEQTVMYDNDTPDYNQTPVVEETDEGRQRQPRMAKLYPIGQMHATYILAQNEEGLFIIDQHAAQERMKYDYFKIKIGEVENSAQSLLIPLVLEFSMDEALRLTEKLERLTAIGIEIEAFGQGSFVVRSYPTWFPNENVDQIIRDIVQDVLEHPNVDVAKFREKTAIMMSCKKSIKANHYLNSEDMQRLLDDLRYADDPFTCPHGRPVVIKYSVYEMEKMFKRVM
- a CDS encoding response regulator transcription factor, yielding MKLLVVEDDSDLRSALVEGLRHSGYAVDEAENGEDALFQYETENYDLMILDLNLPERDGFSVLEKIREADLEFKVLILSARNQAEDKVRGLDVGANDYLTKPFDFIELEARIRNLLRRQFIQEKTDLEVAGIKMSIDKNQVLVNETELKLTKKEFSILRYLLMTPNKVVSQEELISHVWDSHANQFSSSIRVHIASLRKKLKEQLGYDVIGTKVGVGYYLVKETGEEHV
- a CDS encoding HAMP domain-containing sensor histidine kinase; this encodes MSAKRMSINIAESTIPAASINQHDNQAVEIPGITMTPSVDAVDNQVRAEQERLLKQYYISSVGYMLVIIILGGVAAYYFSGKGLTSLKELNKKMKNSSVATLSEELPVPPSNDEIAELTESFNKMKHQLNDSFIFQQQFSANVAHELRTPLTVLNTKLEVFKRKNPEMDETSEVLVTDLTKQVARLIDMGEKLLQLTNDYTSEEYSSIIASDLFESIASDLKDRLMDKEIQLTLPTESHVIEGDLDLLYQAFYNLLENSIKYNKQQGIISIVTTESADETVVNIKDTGCGIPKSQREDVFKTLYRVDEARNRDASVGGSGLGLAIVKKIIDKHQGQIKLLDNIDGTQGITVTVVLPKKKEA
- a CDS encoding ATP-binding cassette domain-containing protein, which codes for MIELKQVSKRIEDKVILDNITTNLGEGLSFITGPSGSGKSSLLRVIAGIDHDYQGELVVNNQVLSQLNSQEESYLLNQTIGFVWQDYKLLNELTVKENMLLPTYINKGKQPNAERIMAELGLTRLANHQVKDLSGGQRQRVAIARELMKNPDYILADEPTSALDKKTAVQVMTILRELTKSHNVIIVTHDTAHILPTDHVIELDKGAVQQVINEQEESNKRSSQLKRNKLLNLKGVKNILKTSIGRHKGRFLTAVMTLLVGTGLLLGATGENLKANNDKAFDDVLKTYGDQILDINLVGSFTGADGTGGDEASGPSADVKQDIGSLYKKYQSDERIQFATYSQAFDEIDITVDRKNYTVPSSGNAPVINTILAGDMPKGSGNEVVVPESFVKKMGISNEDALGKEINFNSKIVVWDGETSNFKPTNTKAKIVGVVDTTMKMGTGADLFEYEIEDSFFFSEPALSKLLEVSDKKLNDSNFIIRTTSPKTLIEVRDELNSQGIVPLGNFEVVEDVVNLGDQSTEQTFMVNRLMMVLVAVMVAAVYLISSMLRRKEYATFKLNGFDSTNLTLLNIIEIVGEVLVAFVLLIILSPVLNIMSKAMFGNQMIALDSIVKGLMTVVVLGLIGLVISEVIIRKTTIMNAFKVGKE
- a CDS encoding ATP-binding cassette domain-containing protein: MYRLNNVTKKYRNQVILDEVSFDFPERGLVCLMGESGTGKSTLLNLLAGLDNDYQGKINFEQQDLSRLSANELTHYRKDYIGLVFQDYQLLEGYTALENVLMVGQLHKMRRVEKRATGLLEEVGLAEQVNQKIEQLSGGQKQRVAIARALLNDPKVILADEPTGALDRKTANDIMGLIQRVAKERLVILITHDPKICEFADGVISIEDKKIVVNKFNSNELLVDEATFKLTPYSKIKTSKLALKNVKVNIMPYLLLALMFAVAATSVLFSFSANNIMGQSIQQFQEKNSALSNGYIKVTEKNGKDVLAQLKTDSRISNCYQQIILKDIALSFKDKEIQLPEVFPTPKAKESISYGVMPRISKNEIAISGTLAKQLNSKIDELIGETIKVLVNQKELSLKISGIYNAGYDDLFISSDIEQQLMGQVTDSDAYSISFDVRDFKEIPLVYDRLVKDELKPEMAVDEVKSMLTSFDKIKTIFMIITVLVLAVCLFILLVMLNKLQGTREKLVALLVALGFNRKIISRFLAKENALLALLSTVMTVILVVAVKSVAKIGGLSIMITSNQLIVLLVASFVIVWLLSGLLKQKLLRVSVIETLKK